The Spea bombifrons isolate aSpeBom1 chromosome 4, aSpeBom1.2.pri, whole genome shotgun sequence genome segment ATGCCAGAGGGCGTGttgaactgcagcttctcctaaagcgaagtgtatatttaaaacagtttgaagaatgcatattaaagcagtTACAAAGTACATGAGCATGTATTCTTCCCTGGAACCCTGGAGTGAAACGATTTGGGTGACATCAGCCATTTCCCCGAGGACACATACCGTATATGACCAGCACATGTGCCGTAAAGTGTTGTAAAAGCGGTATGATTATAGCCACTATCAAACTATAATAGAATTCATGGTAATATGTATTGCAATTTAAAATGGTTCAAGCACTCGGGTGACAATCACCTGCCGCTCGGACAATATGGCCGCCTATCTCCGCCCCCCTGAGCTCACCCCTAGCAGCCCCGGGCGCTATCAGGATGCTCGGTGTATGTGTGCCCGGTAATTGCCCCTCCCCCCGGCGTGTATGAGGGTGGGCCCTTAGTGACATGGTGGTGAGGTACTGCTGCACAGCGCTTCGGAGCTGCCTGCATTCGCTGGCCGCGCCAATCGGGAAAGTCCGTGACAGCCATCGCTGTTATACGAGCAGACCTCGTACCGAGCCGTGCCTTGGACACGGAGACAGCATCCAGGGGAGTCAGCGGCAGGGAGACACAAGCCAGGCCATGGAAAACGACCAGCGTGCACCAGAGGACGAGCCGGGAGCGAGGTGAGCAGTGTCTGCGCTGGTCACATCAGCCCAGCCGGGTGGGTACGGGCTAACGGTCGCGGGAGCATGATGTACGGGTAGTGCGAGGTGCCAATGTTCTGCAAGCGGCGAACAGCGCAGGATCACCTGAGGATGAGACCAAATACCGCTGTATGTGATAGAAGTCAGGATTCACCCCGCTGGTCCCAGACGTAGTTTGTCAGCTAATGGCCTGTGTGAAAGCAGGTTCCCCAATAATACTCACCCTAACTTAACACAAAGCACCGTGAGGCTGTACCGGGAACACGTAAGATGATTGTATGATGTGCTCTACTACTTCTTTAGTCATCAGAACCCAGCAGTGCTCTTGAAATAACTATCTATAACTGTACACACAGGTATGtgcaattatttttatcatttaagcgccaacaaattatgcagcactgtacaatttaaactGAACAGTTTATAAATTGTTAATAAACTATGTCACTTAgagaggggtttattcactaaagggagagtatGTTGGAGAGTTGTGCTTTAACCCCCTCAATTCACTATACATGACGAAGGGCCATCCGTAGCaaatttctccagcaagaaggattgagctggccccgtataatgcatagttcaatgggCGAGAAGACATCCCAGTGGTTTAACTACGCAGGATActggccaagctcttcctgcatcGTTAGCTCACAGGGGTTGGAGATTCCTAAAGTGAAGTCAAggaactttagtgaatagaccccaaagtGATGTCATAGTCTACGTCCTAGCTCTTTCTAACCAGacctcgaaaaaaaaaaaaatttctcctTGTTCTGTGCAATATTGCATTGTTTGCCCTGTAAACAGGTAACTCAACACCTTTTGGTATTTGCTGTCAAGTCTTGGTTAGAACATGGTAGTGGGGGAGGGGGTTGTCCAGCGGCAAGCATTATTCTTTCTATAATAAGCTcctatctaaaaaaaacaaagtgctGAGGGATGAGAACCAATTATTCAGGCCTCAGAGTTAAGGCACGGCTTTATGGAAAGGATGTTCTTTCTAGAAAGCATGTTGAGAATTTCGTGTGAGATTGAGCTTGGCACCTGATGTGGAACGGGGAGAATCCAGCATTGTTGTGTTTTGATGCCGGTCTGGCGGGTTTCAGAAGAGTTTGGTTGGTACGGGAGGAATTTGCAATGACACAACGGgctattttaaagaatgctTTGCTTATCCAGAGCCCTTAAACCAGTCTGGATTCTGCATGGCTTTAAACCCCTCAAGGacaacccgttgtccttaaacccattaatgacaatgcattgtgagcccgtacatgtacagctTTGTCAGGTTAATGCTTCATTTGAAGGAACGTAGGTGTTTCCGGACAGACCGTTGTGAGAAGGTGAATACATGGAAAGGGGTAGTTCCACCGCAGCATGTATATTTTGGTGTGCTGAATCAAGCAGTGCAAACATTATGGCTTGTTCTACAACGAGTAAACACCGCCGCCTCCGATCAGACCTCCGTCCCGTCTCCTGATTGTTGTTTGCATGGAAGCAAATGAAGTCATCCAGATAGACGACTCCAGGCAGATAATATACCGTAACACTTATATTGATGGGATCAGCAGACTGGTCATTGAATGAGCTATTATATTATCATAGTATGTTTACTGTTGGTATACACTGTAGGTATGTACCTGTGCTCTGCAAAGGTGTGCATCGTTCAGTAAGGTAACGGCTATTTAACAGAGACTAGATAGTGTTCTTATTTGAGCAAGCACTTCCaatttctttaaattgtaaaGTTTAAAGGGGTGGTTGTTGTGGTATGGATACAGATGTTTACTCAGTAGTGTACGTAGTGCTGTGTTCTTAGGTGCCTATGCAAGCGTCAGGTGAATGGACAGATAACCTGGAGCTTTCCATGGGTGTTGTTCCCTTCCTGTGCGCATGCTGCTGGATTGTCTGTCTGCACTGTGCTCCAGCATTAATACTCCCAGCCGATATCCTCTGCTGGTGTCACATGCCCCTTCCATGTGTATCTGGCCACATTTTCACCAATACATGGCTTCATTCAAGGGTTGTAAGATGCAATTTGCTGTCTCTGAATTTACGTGATGCCAGTCTTTAGTGTTGCTGGGGACTTCCAGGTAGCAAGGAGAAGGCAGAAGAGTTCCAGTGGTGGGTACTAGTGTGTAAAATTAACAAAGATAAAGCATAAGGATTTATGATCAAGCACTTCTTATGTCTTGTGTGTCAACTCCATTGAATTGTACGTTACTAAGAAAAATAACCAATCGCTCCTCATGCACAAAAAGCCTACAAAGAAGTGCAGGAGCTCATGCTAGAGCTACAAATAATATTAGAACATAACTAGTTTTGTAAGTGgggatatattatattaaaaaaaaaaaattctacaacTACTGATGCAAGCTATATCCACACTCTGGTTAGAGAGAAAGCGAGCAGATCCAGAGACAGTGTTTGGTTGGGAGCCAGCAGACTTCTTCATGACCTTTTATTTATAGTGTGGATAGTGGTCTGAGTCAGGCTCTGAAAACCTTCTAGTAAACGCTGTAGCGTGCAAACAGGAAGCACGGTGGCTTTGAAGACACTTCTGGTATTTCGCTCTAAAACTAAAAGCAAACTGACAAAGGTCAAAGTTCttaatgtacagtatgtgcAACAACAATATGTGTTGTCTTTCATAATCGGACTGTTGGCATTTAACAAGGCTTTTATTTGCTGAATGGCTTCGTCTGTAAGGGAATACAGTTTTAGCATAACCTAATTAAAACTACACTATATGGGGCAccttgaccattacaccaacaggtacTTTGATAACATTCCATTCTAaatgcatagacattaatatgtatttgcccccccctttttgcAGCTGTAACAGATTGACACACAACGCACACACCccccactttaacaccatacatgtatacatacacacagccaccCTAACACCACATGCACATATAAACATTCATgcatactctaacaccatgcattaTACACACAATCTAAAACCTTGGGCATATATCCATACACAGATTCACTCTCACTGATAATCACATTATACAAACTGTACTGTTGGTCCCGACCCattacatgatgtcatgggccacagtgataataggaactatgtatttttatatgtaccTTATTAAAGACTAACATGTCTCTCAAACATACTTTCAAATGCAGAATTTGTCCCTATTCTAAACAAAAGATATTGGGACTAGAACCAGACATGTGCAATGTggcaccatgaaatatggggctgCTTGGTGTTGTGGTATATCGGTGAAGCCATATTAGGTCCTGTGTGGCTGTATCAGCAGCGCCAGATGTGATGTCCCTACATAATCCCACTTGTTTACCAACTTATTGTCCACTGAACCGTGTCAATTTAACTTTTAGACTGCTTAATGCAATGGAAGAAAGTGACAACAATGAGTGCTCAACATCTGGCAACCAGTACCCAAAAGAGACTGTGCGTAAGCGTCAGAACTCTACACGCAGCTCCAGGAGTAGTGATTCATCCCGATCATCAAGGAAAAGCTTTAAGTTGGATGCTCGATTAGAAGAAGATGTTACCAAATCAGTAAGAGGAACGAACGGCAGATTCATAAACCCGTGGCAGACTTGGAAATCGCCTACATTGCGGCATGTGCTGAAATGGTCCATAACAGAAAAGGACAACAGCAGTGTTCCCACCACAAAGGAGGTAAATACGTTATCATTATGTTTTAACaacaaaactttttattttttattttgggtaTGTAATGTCCCTTTCTCCAGACCTTACTATGACCATTTGGCATTGGTAAACCCAGCCCCTCTCATCACATTCATACGCATTGTGTATATTACCAAGAGTGTGTGTTGAATATCCATCATGCATCATTGTGCACAAATTAGAACCTTCAAATAGGGCAGTCCTATAGAAATTTAAGACTGAATTCCATTCTTAATCACAGTTTATGGGTTGCGATGTAATTCATTATGTGAACAGCTGAGCTagggtttttagttttttttgtttatttttaccgTTTTGAcaacaaaagttttaaaagtgccTTTTCTTTGACAGCTGCTTGATAAGGAGCTTCCAATAATTGAACCGTATTTCATTAAGCAACCTGAACTTGCTGGAACGATGAAGAATGGATTACGAGTCACATGGTTAGGTCACGCATCAGTCATGGTGGAAATGGATGACTTGATATTTCTAACAGATCCCATATTTAGTCAACGAGCATCGCCCATTAGCTTTGCAGGTCCAAAGCGTTTTCGAGGGCCTCCTTGCACAATAGAGAAGCTTCCAAAGATTGATGCTGTTGTAATCAGCCACAACCATTATGACCACTTGGATTACAACACCGTATTAAAACTTAATGAGCGCTTTGGCACTGAACTCAGGTGGTTTGTCCCGCTGGGTCtcctgaactggatgcagagcTGTGGATG includes the following:
- the NAPEPLD gene encoding N-acyl-phosphatidylethanolamine-hydrolyzing phospholipase D; protein product: MVVRYCCTALRSCLHSLAAPIGKVRDSHRCYTSRPRTEPCLGHGDSIQGSQRQGDTSQAMENDQRAPEDEPGARLLNAMEESDNNECSTSGNQYPKETVRKRQNSTRSSRSSDSSRSSRKSFKLDARLEEDVTKSVRGTNGRFINPWQTWKSPTLRHVLKWSITEKDNSSVPTTKELLDKELPIIEPYFIKQPELAGTMKNGLRVTWLGHASVMVEMDDLIFLTDPIFSQRASPISFAGPKRFRGPPCTIEKLPKIDAVVISHNHYDHLDYNTVLKLNERFGTELRWFVPLGLLNWMQSCGCENVIELDWWEQNCVPGHDEVTFVFTPCQHWCKRTPFDDNKVLWGSWSVLGPSNRFFFAGDTGYCAAFEEIGKRYGPFDVAAIPIGAYEPRWFMKSQHIDPEEAVRVHADVRAKKSVAIHWGTFALANEHYLDPPIKLNEALQSYGLNSEDFVVLNHGESRLFNVDDTEYASEEE